A genomic segment from Triticum dicoccoides isolate Atlit2015 ecotype Zavitan chromosome 1A, WEW_v2.0, whole genome shotgun sequence encodes:
- the LOC119314948 gene encoding protein transport protein Sec61 subunit gamma-like → MDAVDSVVDPLREFAKDSVRLVKHCHKPDRKEFTKVAARTAIGFVVMGFVGFFIKLIFIPINNIIVGSG, encoded by the exons ATGGACGCCGTCGACTCCGTTGTGGACCCCCTCCGTGAGTTCGCCAAGGACAGCGTCCGCCTCGTCAAGCACTGCCACAAGCCCGACCGCAAGG AGTTCACCAAGGTCGCGGCGCGGACGGCGATCGGGTTCGTCGTCATGGGGTTCGTCGGCTTCTTCATCAAGCTCATCTTCATCCCCATCAACAACATCATCGTCGGCTCCGGCTAG